A single region of the Stigmatopora argus isolate UIUO_Sarg chromosome 6, RoL_Sarg_1.0, whole genome shotgun sequence genome encodes:
- the ece1 gene encoding endothelin-converting enzyme 1, with product MDALRDSFVTLTFQMSSYKRATLDEEDLVDSGGDDIYQSSPMQVTLRSGRSFSCWSEKTENERRLLFLVCLLSAALFVSLITTAVFYRQTHPGVCLTEPCITVASAVLSALDRSVDPCHDFYNYACGGWVKSNPLPEGKSRWGPFSTLWEHNMLVMKHLLENTTMKGLSKAEEKAQRYYQACMNEEKIEELAAKPLQELITQLGGWALTGPWDKDNFQEVLRAVSANYRASPFFAVFVSTDSKNSSSNVIQVDQSSLGLPSRDYYLNKTANEKYLTAYQNFLVELGVLLGGSYETSLQLMGEIVDFETALANITVPLEERRDEELIYHKMEAKDLKSLAPAVDWMPYLNEVFAPVALNESEPVVVYAKEYLPKVSDLITNTNKSLLNNYMVMKVVRKMVAILDQRFQDAEQRFLEIMYGTKKSCTPRWKLCVGDTDSGLGFALGAMFVKAAFAEDSKAIAEDMVGDIKTAFEEGLKYVSWMDADTKKAAKEKADAIYNMVGYPEFIMNATKLDKVFIDFEVVSDLHFQNVMQYYNFSARVMADQLRKIPTRNQWSMTPPTVNAYYNPTKNEMVLPAGILQMPFYSRFWPKALNFGGIGVVMGHELTHAFDDQGREYDKEGNLRSWWKNSSVEAFKKQTQCMVEQYGNYSINQEPLNGRHTLGENIADNGGLKSAYEAYVNWIAKNGEEATLPALGMTNHQLFFVGFAQVWCAVRTPESSHEGVITDPHSPSRFRVIGTVSNSHEFSKHFGCQADTPMNPKHKCELW from the exons ATGGATGCACTCAGGGACTCTTTTgtcactttgacttttcagatgTCATCGTACAAAAGAGCCACCCTAGATGAGGAAGACCTGGTGGACTCCGGCGGGGATGACATCTACCAGTCTTCACCTATGCAG GTGACTCTCCGGAGTGGCCGGAGTTTTTCTTGCTGGTccgaaaaaactgaaaacgagAGGAGGCTTCTGTTCCTGGTGTGTTTGCTGTCCGCAGCCCTCTTCGTATCGCTCATCACAACTGCCGTCTTCTACCGCCAAA CACACCCGGGTGTTTGCCTGACCGAACCATGCATCACGGTGGCCAGCGCCGTCCTGTCGGCCTTGGACCGCTCCGTCGACCCTTGTCACGATTTCTACAACTACGCTTGCGGCGGGTGGGTTAAGAGCAACCCCCTGCCTGAAGGCAAATCCCGCTGGGGTCCTTTTAGCACTCTGTGGGAGCACAACATGCTGGTGATGAAGCATTTGTTAG AGAACACGACAATGAAAGGTCTGAGTAAAGCTGAGGAGAAGGCCCAGCGGTACTATCAGGCCTGCATGAATGAGGAAAAGATTGAGGAGTTGGCCGCAAAACCATTGCAGGAACTCATCACGCAG CTTGGAGGTTGGGCCTTGACTGGACCCTGGGACAAAGATAATTTTCAAGAAGTCCTCCGCGCCGTGTCGGCAAACTACCGCGCTTCCCCGTTCTTCGCCGTGTTTGTCAGTACCGACTCGAAGAACTCTTCTAGTAACGTCATCCAG GTGGATCAGTCAAGCCTGGGACTCCCTTCGCGGGATTACTACCTCAACAAAACCGCTAATGAAAAG TATCTCACGGCATACCAGAACTTCCTGGTGGAGTTAGGAGTCCTGCTGGGTGGCTCCTACGAGACGTCTCTGCAGCTCATGGGGGAAATAGTGGACTTTGAAACGGCCCTGGCCAACATCACGGTGCCCCTCGAGGAGAGACGTGACGAGGAGCTCATCTACCACAAGATGGAAGCCAAAGACCTGAAG AGTCTGGCTCCTGCGGTAGACTGGATGCCCTACCTCAACGAGGTGTTCGCTCCCGTTGCGCTCAATGAGTCCGAGCCGGTGGTGGTCTACGCCAAAGAGTACCTTCCGAAAGTGTCGGACCTCATAACCAACACCAATAAAAG CCTTCTCAACAACTACATGGTCATGAAAGTAGTAAGGAAGATGGTGGCCATTTTGGATCAGCGGTTTCAGGATGCCGAGCAGCGTTTTTTAGAGATTATGTATGGAACTAAAAAG AGCTGTACTCCTCGCTGGAAATTGTGCGTCGGCGACACCGACAGCGGCTTGGGCTTCGCTCTGGGCGCCATGTTCGTCAAGGCCGCCTTCGCCGAGGACAGCAAGGCCATC GCTGAGGACATGGTCGGCGACATCAAAACGGCGTTTGAGGAAGGGCTCAAGTACGTCAGCTGGATGGACGCCGACACCAAGAAGGCCGCCAAAGAGAAG gccGATGCAATCTACAACATGGTTGGCTATCCGGAGTTCATCATGAACGCCACCAAACTGGACAAGGTGTTCATTGAC TTTGAGGTGGTTTCAGATCTGCACTTCCAAAACGTCATGCAGTACTACAACTTCTCCGCCAGGGTGATGGCTGACCAGTTGAGAAAAATTCCAACCCGGAACCA atgGAGTATGACCCCCCCAACCGTAAATGCGTATTACAACCCTACCAAAAACGAGATGGTTTTACCAGCAGGAATTCTCCAAATGCCCTTTTACAGCCGCTTCTGGCCCAA AGCCCTCAACTTTGGCGGAATTGGGGTTGTCATGGGACATGAACTGACTCATGCTTTTGATGACCAAG GAAGAGAATACGACAAAGAGGGCAATCTGCGCTCTTGGTGGAAGAACTCATCCGTGGAGGCCTTCAAGAAGCAGACGCAGTGCATGGTGGAGCAGTACGGCAACTACAGCATCAACCAGGAGCCCCTGAATGGCCGCCACACGCTAGGAGAGAACATCGCCGACAACGGCGGACTGAAGTCTGCTTATGAG GCTTACGTGAACTGGATTGCAAAAAATGGTGAAGAAGCCACGCTCCCAGCCCTGGGAATGACCAACCACCAGCTGTTTTTCGTGGGATTTGCACAG GTATGGTGTGCCGTGAGGACACCAGAAAGCTCGCACGAGGGCGTCATCACCGACCCGCACAGCCCGTCCAGATTCCGAGTCATCGGGACCGTCTCGAACTCTCACGAGTTCTCCAAGCACTTTGGCTGCCAAGCAGACACGCCCATGAACCCCAAACACAAGTGCGAACTTTGGTAA